ATCAATATCAATATCAATAATATTATTAAAAATACAACCAGATCCAATCATACAACTTATTGCAATTAAAACAAAAAAAAGTATATGAAAATTAATATTATAATTATTTTGAAAAAAAAAAAATCCTCCTAGTACTGAAATTAAATTTGCAAAAATAATACCTGGTTTAATTAATTGAAAATATTTTTTCATTTTTTTAATTCATTAATAGGATAAATAAAATGATGATTTAAATTATACATGATCCATATAGAACCAAACATAATAATCCAAATAATTAACATAGTAAATACTAAAAAAACAATATTCCAATATCCTGTTTTAGAAAATGTTAAATGTAAAAAATATTTTAATTGTACAATAATTTGAATACAAGCACATACTATTAAAATTATCACAGTATTCTTTTTTGTAAAATAACGATGCATAACAACCAAAAAAGGAATAATAGTTAATATTATAGAAAATAAAAAACCTAATATATAACGCAGTACCTTATCTAAAAAACATACTTTTAGTATAGAATTCATTATATCTTTCCAATTAAATATACAATAGTAAAAACACAAATCCATATTATATCTAAAAAATGCCAAAATAATCCAAGACACAACATACGATTATAAATAACATTATTAAATTTTAATTTGAATGTTTGTAAGAAAATACCTAACATCCACAACAAACCTATGGTAACATGTGCACCATGTAAACCTACTAAAGTAAAAAAAGAAGATAATAATCCACTATTTTGAGGACTATATCCCAATTGTATTAAATGATGAAATTCATAAATTTCCAATACAATAAAAAATACCCCGAAAAAAAATGATAATAATAAAAAAAAATATATCAAAAAAAATTTTTGATATTCTATACTAAGAATGGAAATACCGTAAAAAACAGAACTTAATAATAATATTACTGTTTCTACAAAAACTATTTTTAAATTAAAAAAACTTTTATCTAAAATGATATTTTGTGACATAACACAATATACAGAAAACATAGTTGCAAATAATATACAATCACTCATTAAATATATCCAAAAACCAAGAACAGATTTCTTACTAAAGATATCTGTATGATTTTTCATGGAATATTTTTTTGTATCTAAAATATGATTTTTAATCATATATTATCCTTTTTAATATACAAAAATTTACTTTCAATTTTTTTCACTTGATCACTTGAAATATAATAACTATCTTCATATAATGTATAATTGATAAAAATAATAAAACTCAATATCAAAGCAAAAATACTGATCCACCAAATATGCCAAATCATTGAAAAACCAAAAATAAAAGAAAGAAATCCTAAAATAACACCTAAACTAGTATTTTTAGGCATATGAATACTATCAAATAATTGATTCTTTTTGCAAGATATACCTTTTTGTTTTTTATACCAGAAATCATCTATATTAGATACTAATGGAATTTGTGAAAAATTATATATTGGAGGAGGAGAAGGAATAGACCACTCTAATGTTCTTCCATCCCATGGATCACCATCATAATCACAATTTAAATGTCTATATTTAATAGAAACGTATAATTGTATTAATTGACATAATATACCAACTGCAATAAAAAAAACACCAATCATAGAAACTAATAACATAGGATGAAATTTATAATCAATATTCTGACTAATACGACGTGTCATACCTATAAATCCCAAATAATACAACGGCATAAAAGCAGTAAAAAAACCAGTTATCCAACAATAAAAAGCATATTTTCCCCACTTTTCATTTAATTTAAATCCAAATAATTTTGGAAACCAATATGTAATACCTGAAAAACAACCAAATACAACTCCGCCAATAATAACAGTATGAAAATGTGCAACTAAAAATACACTATTATGTAAAATAAAATCAATAGCCGGCATAGATAATAATACTCCTGCCATACCACCAATAGTAAAAGTAATTAAAAATCCTATTGCCCACAACATACAAGAATGCATATAAATACGACCCTGATACATTGTAAATAACCAATTAAATATTTTTACACCCGTTGGAATCGCAATAATCATCGTGGTAATTCCAAAAAAAGCATTTACATTAGCTCCAGCACCCATAGTAAAAAAATGATGCACCCATACTATAAAAGATAATATTGTAATAGATATTGTAGCCCAAACAAGAGAAATGTAACCAAAAAGGGATTTTCTTGAAAAGGTAGATACAACTTCTGAAAATACACCAAAAGCAGGTAATATTAAAATATATACTTCTGGGTGACCCCAAATCCAAATTAAATTAACATACATCATAGCATTTCCACCTAAATCATTAGTAAAGAAATGAAAATTACAATAACGATCTAGAGTAAGTAATATTAACGTCATAGTTAAAACCGGAAAAGCACAAATAATTAAAATATTAGAACATAATACAGTCCATACAAATACTGGCATTTTAAATAAATTCATACCAGGAGCTCGCATTTTTAAAATAGTCACTATAAAATTTATTCCACTTAATGTTGTTCCAATTCCTGATATTTGTAAACCCCAAATCCAATAATCTACACCAACTCCAGGACTATATTGAATACCAGATAAAGGAGGATATGCCAACCATCCTGTTCTTGCAAATTCCCCAATTATTAAAGATATATTAATTAATAATGCACCACTGGCAGTCAACCAAAAACTTAAATTATTCAAAAATGGAAAAGCAACATCTCTCGCCCCAATTTGTAAAGGTATTACTAAATTCATTAAAGCGATAATTAAAGGCATAGCAACAAAAAAAATCATAATTACACCATGTACAGTAAATATTTGATCATAATGGTAAGCAGGTAAAAAACCCTTTCCTCCCATAGAAGAAATATATTGTTGCATACGCATCATCACTGCATCCACAAATCCTCGAAATAACATTACAAAAGCAAGAATAAAATACATTACCGAAATTTTTTTATGATCTACAGATGTTATCCATTCTGACCATAAATATTTCCATTTACCTAATTGGGTAATCTGAAAAATGATAAACAAACTCATTAAAAAAATAATAGTAGCAGTAATCATAATAATTGGTTCATGATATGGAATCGCACCTATTGTCAATTTTCCAAACATAATATTCTTTTCCTTAATAATAAAAATTATCATCTTAATACAAGAATTCTTCTAATTTTGTATTATCAATCTATCCTACTACATGGAACGCAGCATAAAACTCTTTAAAATATTGGGATATACATGTGAAAAATATTGAACATCATTAATTAAACTAGGACGACATAAAATACTTAATTTATGTATAGTATTTAATTTGTATGAAACATGTTGAATTTTATTTATAAATTTATTAAAAATTTTTTTATTTGGTACCACTAAAGTATTAAATTTCATATCAGAAAAACCTTCACCATTATAATTAGCAGAAAATCCATAAAATTGACCTGGGTATTTTGCTAACAAATTAACATGACTAATCATTTTAGGCATTGCATATACCTGACTACCTAATTCGGGAATAAAAAAAGAACTCATAACAGAATTCGATGTAATACTGAAAATAATAGGTGTATTAACAGGTACAATCAATTCATTAATAGTAGCAATTTTTTCTTTAGGATAGATAAATAACCACTTCCAATCTAGTGCTATAGCATGAATTTTTATTGGCTGATGAATTGATGTAATATTTCTTTTTGGATCTAATGTATGAGAGGTTCTCCAAGTTAATAGACTTAAAAAAATCACAATTATAATAGGAACAATCCAAACTGTTACTTCAATAATATTAGAATGTTTCCAATTAGGACGATAAATATTCTTTTGAGAAGAACGATATGAATAAACAAACAATAAAGTCATAAAAATAACTGGTATCACAACAATTAACATAGTTAAAAATGATATAAAAATCAATTTATGTTGTTGTTGTGCTATTGTTCCAGATGGTTGAAAAACCATACTATGAAAACCAAATAATAAAAATATTCCCATCGTATATATTATATTTTTTACAATCGAAATTCCATTCATAATATTTCTTATAACCTCAATATACCTTGCGTATTTTAAGTGAAATATTCCAAATAATATTGTATAAAAAAATGAATATTTTAGTATATAAAATATTTCTTACATATGATATTATCATTATTTAAATACATTAGAAATACTATATAATTATATAATACATACTAATAACTATAAATTATGTTGAAAAAACTCAAAAAATATTTTCCTACTGATTATTTTAAAATCTTGGATAATAGTCATCACCATCAAAAAAATACAAAAAAACATATTACAATATTGATTGTTAGTAATCAATTTATTAATCAATCACTATTACAAAGACATCGTTTTATTTACCAAATTTTTTCCAAAGAATTAAGTACTATGATTCATTCATTATCTATACATACATATACTATTGCAGAATGGGATATAAAAAATAAAGAAAAAATACAAAAAATTAGTTGTAAAAAAAATAATAAAATATAAAAATATTCATGTCTAATATTATGATATTATATAATATAATATTATAATTTTATAAAATATAAAATTCTTATATCATCTATAAAGTTTTTTATTAAAAAAAGAGAAAAATAATGAAATGTGTTATACAAGAAACAAAGGATTTTGAAAAAAAAATAATAGTAACTATTCCTATAAAAAAAATACAAAACATAGAAAAACAAGAAATTATAAAAATTAGAAAAAAAACTATTATTAACGGTTTTAGAAAAAATAAAATACCAATCAATATTATTAAAAATAAATATCAAGATATCATTCAAAAAAATATCTTTAATAATGTTATTAACAATAATATTCAATATATTTTACAAAAAAATAATATTAATGCTATTCATCCACCAAAAGTTAACATTCTGCAATATAAAGAAAAATCTGATCTAATTTATGAAATAAATGTACAATATATACCAAAAATCAATTTGGAAAAATTAAAATTTATTACTATTCATGATGTGTGCATTCCAATTAATAAAAATAATATTTCACATTATATTGAATACATGAGAAAAAAACATAAAATATGGAATGTTAATAATCAAAAAATTAAACAAAACAATAGAATTACTCTTCTATGTAAAATAAATATAACAAAAAAAAAAAAAAAATGTTATGAAAATACCTTTGAATATCAATTTATTATTGGAAAAAACATAATTCTTGAAGATATTGAAAAAGAAATTCTCAAAAAAAAGATTCACGAAAACTTTTGTACTACCATTCATATTCCAAAAAAACATCCAGATTGTCAATTACAACTACAAGATGTTCCAATCAAGATTTATATAAAAAATGTTGAATCTTCACAAACAGTATATTCAACAGAACATTTTATCCAAACTATAAACAAACAAAATCAAATAAAATCACAAAAAGAATTTATAAACTTTATAGAAATACAATTTAAAAAATATATTAAATATTTGAAAAATAAATATTTAAATCAACAAATACTTAAATCCTTGACAAAAAGTAATATTATTGCAATTCCAGAAAACATACTACAAGAAAAAAGTAAAATTTTTCAAGACAATATGGAACAAAAATATATAAAAAATCAAGGTAATATTCTTGAAAAAAAATATTATTCTAATATAAAAAATCAAGAACAAAAAAAATTCACATTCGAACTTATAATACAAGCAATTATTTACCAAAATCAATTACAAGTAACAAATAATGAAATACAAAAATATATGAAAGATAATAATATAAATCTAAAATTTTTTAATAGTAAAAATATACAACATAAATATCTTGAATTACTTCAAAATATACAAGATAATATTTTAGAAAATAAAATTCAAAAATACTTATTACAAGTATGTACAATACAACCAAAAACGTTCGATTTACCAGAAATATTAAATTATTTATATCAAAAATAGTCCATTAATATTTAACTATCAGTTATCTTTTATAATACTTTTAAATAGGATAAGAAATGTTATACAAAAAAAACAAAAAAATATTTAATCACTACTTAATTCCTACCGTAATTGAAAAAACACAATCAGGAGAAAGATCGTATGATCTATACTCTCGTCTTTTAAAAGAAAGAATCATATTTATAACTGGAACTATTGAAGATAATTTATCCAATATAGTAGTTGCACAACTATTATTTTTAGAGTCTCAAAATCCAGAAAAAGACATTTTCTTATATATTAACTCACCTGGAGGAATTATCTCTTCTGGTATATCTATTTATGACACTATGCAATTTATAAAACCCCATATTAATACCATTTGTATTGGACAGGCATGTTCAATGGCTGCAATAATATTATGTTCAGGTACTAAAGGAAAAAGATTTTGTTTAAAAAATTCTAAAGTCATGATTCATCAACCATTAGGGGGTTACCAAGGACAAGTATCTGATCTTATTATACATACAAATGAAATTTTAAAAATTAAAAATACCATGAATAAAATTCTTGCACTACATACTGGACAAAACATACAAAAAATTATTCAGGATACCGAAAGAGATCATTTTTTAAATGCAAGGGAATCTATAAAATATGGATTAATTGATTCTATATTACAATCTAGAAAAAATAACGATATGCAAAACAGCAATTAATGTATTATAATAACACTCTTTAATATACAGAAATAATAAAAATGAATTACATATATTTA
The sequence above is drawn from the Buchnera aphidicola (Myzocallis carpini) genome and encodes:
- the cyoD gene encoding cytochrome o ubiquinol oxidase subunit IV, whose product is MNSILKVCFLDKVLRYILGFLFSIILTIIPFLVVMHRYFTKKNTVIILIVCACIQIIVQLKYFLHLTFSKTGYWNIVFLVFTMLIIWIIMFGSIWIMYNLNHHFIYPINELKK
- a CDS encoding cytochrome c oxidase subunit 3 — protein: MIKNHILDTKKYSMKNHTDIFSKKSVLGFWIYLMSDCILFATMFSVYCVMSQNIILDKSFFNLKIVFVETVILLLSSVFYGISILSIEYQKFFLIYFFLLLSFFFGVFFIVLEIYEFHHLIQLGYSPQNSGLLSSFFTLVGLHGAHVTIGLLWMLGIFLQTFKLKFNNVIYNRMLCLGLFWHFLDIIWICVFTIVYLIGKI
- a CDS encoding BolA family protein, which produces MLKKLKKYFPTDYFKILDNSHHHQKNTKKHITILIVSNQFINQSLLQRHRFIYQIFSKELSTMIHSLSIHTYTIAEWDIKNKEKIQKISCKKNNKI
- a CDS encoding trigger factor, which produces MKCVIQETKDFEKKIIVTIPIKKIQNIEKQEIIKIRKKTIINGFRKNKIPINIIKNKYQDIIQKNIFNNVINNNIQYILQKNNINAIHPPKVNILQYKEKSDLIYEINVQYIPKINLEKLKFITIHDVCIPINKNNISHYIEYMRKKHKIWNVNNQKIKQNNRITLLCKINITKKKKKCYENTFEYQFIIGKNIILEDIEKEILKKKIHENFCTTIHIPKKHPDCQLQLQDVPIKIYIKNVESSQTVYSTEHFIQTINKQNQIKSQKEFINFIEIQFKKYIKYLKNKYLNQQILKSLTKSNIIAIPENILQEKSKIFQDNMEQKYIKNQGNILEKKYYSNIKNQEQKKFTFELIIQAIIYQNQLQVTNNEIQKYMKDNNINLKFFNSKNIQHKYLELLQNIQDNILENKIQKYLLQVCTIQPKTFDLPEILNYLYQK
- the clpP gene encoding ATP-dependent Clp endopeptidase proteolytic subunit ClpP, with product MLYKKNKKIFNHYLIPTVIEKTQSGERSYDLYSRLLKERIIFITGTIEDNLSNIVVAQLLFLESQNPEKDIFLYINSPGGIISSGISIYDTMQFIKPHINTICIGQACSMAAIILCSGTKGKRFCLKNSKVMIHQPLGGYQGQVSDLIIHTNEILKIKNTMNKILALHTGQNIQKIIQDTERDHFLNARESIKYGLIDSILQSRKNNDMQNSN
- the cyoA gene encoding ubiquinol oxidase subunit II, producing MNGISIVKNIIYTMGIFLLFGFHSMVFQPSGTIAQQQHKLIFISFLTMLIVVIPVIFMTLLFVYSYRSSQKNIYRPNWKHSNIIEVTVWIVPIIIVIFLSLLTWRTSHTLDPKRNITSIHQPIKIHAIALDWKWLFIYPKEKIATINELIVPVNTPIIFSITSNSVMSSFFIPELGSQVYAMPKMISHVNLLAKYPGQFYGFSANYNGEGFSDMKFNTLVVPNKKIFNKFINKIQHVSYKLNTIHKLSILCRPSLINDVQYFSHVYPNILKSFMLRSM
- the cyoB gene encoding cytochrome o ubiquinol oxidase subunit I gives rise to the protein MFGKLTIGAIPYHEPIIMITATIIFLMSLFIIFQITQLGKWKYLWSEWITSVDHKKISVMYFILAFVMLFRGFVDAVMMRMQQYISSMGGKGFLPAYHYDQIFTVHGVIMIFFVAMPLIIALMNLVIPLQIGARDVAFPFLNNLSFWLTASGALLINISLIIGEFARTGWLAYPPLSGIQYSPGVGVDYWIWGLQISGIGTTLSGINFIVTILKMRAPGMNLFKMPVFVWTVLCSNILIICAFPVLTMTLILLTLDRYCNFHFFTNDLGGNAMMYVNLIWIWGHPEVYILILPAFGVFSEVVSTFSRKSLFGYISLVWATISITILSFIVWVHHFFTMGAGANVNAFFGITTMIIAIPTGVKIFNWLFTMYQGRIYMHSCMLWAIGFLITFTIGGMAGVLLSMPAIDFILHNSVFLVAHFHTVIIGGVVFGCFSGITYWFPKLFGFKLNEKWGKYAFYCWITGFFTAFMPLYYLGFIGMTRRISQNIDYKFHPMLLVSMIGVFFIAVGILCQLIQLYVSIKYRHLNCDYDGDPWDGRTLEWSIPSPPPIYNFSQIPLVSNIDDFWYKKQKGISCKKNQLFDSIHMPKNTSLGVILGFLSFIFGFSMIWHIWWISIFALILSFIIFINYTLYEDSYYISSDQVKKIESKFLYIKKDNI